The following is a genomic window from Caldicellulosiruptor danielii.
GTTCCTAAAAAGCTTTTGAACATTAGAATCCCCTCTCTTTGATTAGCATTTTGTTTCAAAAAGATTTTTGAGCATCAAAACCACCCCTTTTAAATTAGTGTTTTTTTGTTATACTGATATTGCAATGGCTTTGAGCCATTATAGGCATTTACAATTTTTAAAAGAGTAATTAGCATTTCTACAGGTGTGGATAGAGTAACTTTGCTTCCGTTTTTAGCAACCCAGTTTACTCCTACTTCAGCAATTTTGAGGTCAAGTTGTTTTGCTCTCAGAAGTATTTCAATGTCAAACGCATATCTATTTGCCACAAGCGGTTCTGCAAACAACAACTTTGCAATGTCGGTTCGGAAAAACTTGAGTCCGCACTGTGTGTCCCTTACTCCCAGCTGTAGAATTTCATACACAATTTTGGAAAAGGTTTTACTTATCAGGTTTCTGAACACGGAACGCTGTACAACAGAATCTGGCATAGAACGTGAACCGACAACAACATCATACTTATCAAGTTTTTCGATTAATTTTCCCCACTGGTCTGGCGACACACTCAGGTCAGCATCTGTGAATCCTATAAAATCAGGTATTGGCTTTAAACTTAGAGCTCTCAAAACGCCCCTCCCTTACAGCAAACCCCTTCCCCATGTTTTTCGGTAGTCTTACTATATGCCAGCCAAGAATCTCACCTATCCTGTATGTTTCATCGTCAGAACCATCGTCTACAAGTATTATTTTATACTGTCTTGTTAGCCTGCGATAGACCGGTAGTAATAAACTCATCCTGAAAAACTCATTGTATGCCGGTATTATTATTGCTCCACTCATATAAATCACTTCCTTTTTTTACTATTGCAATAAGAGAAAGCCCTACTGGCAATACAGGCAAAAAATAGTATTCAGCAGAGAGTATTGTAAGCAGGAGTTTGTTGAGAAGAGCTGGGACTGGCTTTAAATTGTTTTTCCCTTTTGTAAGCAGTCTGTACAACACCTCTGCTGGGAACAGTAGTGAGTTGTAGTAGTATATTCTGCAGTCAAACGTTCTGAATAGTTCTTTGAGCTGTTTTTTAGTGTATCTCCTGTAGTGTCCGCATACTCTGTCATGTTCAGAAAACAGCCACGGGTGTGCAGGAACAGTAATTATTGCAATACCGTTGTTCTTGAGGTTGTTTTGTAAAAAACGAAGAATTACCCTATCATCTTCAAGATGTTCCAAAACATCAAGTGCAAGAATTACATCATATTTGTCTGTTAATTCAACATCTTCAATCCGTGTCTTTAAGATATTAGGAGCATCATCTTCCGCATTTGGGTCAATGCCTGTGTACTGATAGAATTTCGAAAAGTATGCTGGTCCACATCCAAT
Proteins encoded in this region:
- a CDS encoding class I SAM-dependent methyltransferase, whose translation is MHKLIQKYVKTPYVPRILDIGCGPAYFSKFYQYTGIDPNAEDDAPNILKTRIEDVELTDKYDVILALDVLEHLEDDRVILRFLQNNLKNNGIAIITVPAHPWLFSEHDRVCGHYRRYTKKQLKELFRTFDCRIYYYNSLLFPAEVLYRLLTKGKNNLKPVPALLNKLLLTILSAEYYFLPVLPVGLSLIAIVKKGSDLYEWSNNNTGIQ
- a CDS encoding glycosyltransferase, producing the protein MSGAIIIPAYNEFFRMSLLLPVYRRLTRQYKIILVDDGSDDETYRIGEILGWHIVRLPKNMGKGFAVREGRFESSKFKANT
- a CDS encoding glycosyltransferase encodes the protein MRALSLKPIPDFIGFTDADLSVSPDQWGKLIEKLDKYDVVVGSRSMPDSVVQRSVFRNLISKTFSKIVYEILQLGVRDTQCGLKFFRTDIAKLLFAEPLVANRYAFDIEILLRAKQLDLKIAEVGVNWVAKNGSKVTLSTPVEMLITLLKIVNAYNGSKPLQYQYNKKTLI